One Streptomyces sp. 840.1 genomic window, GTCCACGTCCCCGAACCCCTCGGCCGTCGCCCAGAGCGCCGCCTCCAGGTCGTCCCGGTGCCGGGCGGCGGTCCACAGGGCGAACGGCACCGTGTCGTCGGCACGGATGCGGCTCCCGTTGCCGAGCAGGTCGGCGGCGCGCCACGGCTCGGTGTCGAAGGGCAGACCGGCGGCCCGCGCCAGCCCCTCGCGCACGGACCCCGCGGGGGTCCGCGCCACGACCTCGTCCAGCGTGAACTCGCCCCGCACCGCCAGTGCGGCGGCGACCGCGACCGCCACCGCGCCCGCGATCCCCTCGGGGTGGGCGTGCGTGACCTCCGCCTGCCGCGCGGCCTGTCCGGCGGCGTGGCCGACGTCCCGGTGGAACCGCGCCCCGAGCGGTGCGACCCGCATCGCCGCGCCGTTGCCGAGGCTGCCGCCCTCGAACAGCCCGGGGGCCAGCGTCCGCCAGTCGCCCGGTGACGTCAGCAGCTGGGGCAGCAGCATGTGCATGCCGTGGCCGTATCCCCGCGCCCGGTCGGCGTCGAAGGCCAGGGCGAAGGAGAGCGCGAGCCGGTCCTGCACGACCTCCCCGCACTCGTCGAGCACCTGGTGGAGCGCACGGGCCAGGGCTGTGTCGTCGGTCCAGTTCCACACGGGTTCCGGGGGCGTGCGGCGCGCCCTGACCTCGTTGTACGCCTGCCGGGGCGCCCGGAAGAGCGGGAACCACCGCTCCCCGAAGGCGTCCCCGAGCGCCAGCGCTTCGAGACTGCGACGGGCGGCGGCGGGGTCTGCTTCGACGGTCGTTGGGGCCATGGCGCCATCCTGGTCCCCCGGTCCGGTGCCGTACAGCCCTTTTCGACCGGAACGTCTTCGTCCGCAACGGTGGCATCCTTGGCGCCATGAGCGATCGGCCCGGCATCTCCGTCTCCCTCCGCCCCGCCACGGCTCCCGCCGACGACGGCCTGTCGGCGTTGCTGGCCGACTACCACCTGTGCACGGAGCGGGAGAAGGGCCGGGGCGTCGCGGACGTGACCGGGCTGCCCGACCGGTACCGCGCGGAGGTCGAGGACCCGGGGGCCGCGTTCGCCGACGCCGTCGTCCTCGTGGCCCGCGCCGAACAGGACGTCGTGGGCTGCCTGGTGGTGACCGCCCCCTCGGCCGGCCGGTCGGAGGTCAAGCGGCTGTGGACGGACCCCGGCCACCGGGGCCGGGGCATCGCCTCCGCCCTGCTCCGCGCGGCGTTCGACGAGGCCGCGCGGGGCGGAGCGGACACGGTGCGGCTGTCGGTGTGGAAGT contains:
- a CDS encoding ADP-ribosylglycohydrolase family protein, yielding MAPTTVEADPAAARRSLEALALGDAFGERWFPLFRAPRQAYNEVRARRTPPEPVWNWTDDTALARALHQVLDECGEVVQDRLALSFALAFDADRARGYGHGMHMLLPQLLTSPGDWRTLAPGLFEGGSLGNGAAMRVAPLGARFHRDVGHAAGQAARQAEVTHAHPEGIAGAVAVAVAAALAVRGEFTLDEVVARTPAGSVREGLARAAGLPFDTEPWRAADLLGNGSRIRADDTVPFALWTAARHRDDLEAALWATAEGFGDVDTTCAITGGIVGAAAGVGGVPDEWLRRREPLN
- a CDS encoding N-acetyltransferase, whose product is MSDRPGISVSLRPATAPADDGLSALLADYHLCTEREKGRGVADVTGLPDRYRAEVEDPGAAFADAVVLVARAEQDVVGCLVVTAPSAGRSEVKRLWTDPGHRGRGIASALLRAAFDEAARGGADTVRLSVWKWRTGAIALYGRLGFTVTTSWDERADLVCMERAVRSARGTALYPRDGAPAARPGTGPGPS